In the Corynebacterium suedekumii genome, one interval contains:
- a CDS encoding DUF368 domain-containing protein, producing the protein MTHTYPAKTPRTPLAFVVNLIRGALIGMAELVPGISGGTVALVVGIYERALNAGNQLMKRQFRAVDWPFLIAVGVGMVTAVFTLSTVLHDFVENSPEYARGLFLGMVIVSIWVPVAMMDPRDVRRRGVMLIPLFLVAAVVGFLATGFTSTPQTDPSLIVIFFAASIAVCALVMPGISGSFLLLAMGLYTPIMGSLSNREWDVILTFMAGALLGVALFIKGLTWALTKHRSITLTVMAGLMLGSLRALWPWQDDNAGLLAPGDNALAVFGMTLIGAAVVAAFIVADRVSTARRDSEVVAESQPA; encoded by the coding sequence ATGACCCACACTTACCCCGCCAAGACACCGCGGACGCCCCTGGCGTTCGTGGTCAACCTCATCCGCGGAGCTCTCATCGGCATGGCGGAGCTCGTGCCCGGCATCTCGGGCGGCACCGTCGCACTCGTCGTCGGCATCTACGAACGCGCGCTCAACGCCGGAAACCAGCTGATGAAGCGCCAGTTCAGGGCCGTGGACTGGCCGTTTCTCATCGCCGTGGGCGTGGGCATGGTCACCGCGGTGTTCACCCTGTCGACGGTACTCCATGACTTCGTGGAGAACTCCCCCGAGTACGCGCGTGGCCTGTTCCTCGGCATGGTCATCGTCTCCATCTGGGTGCCCGTGGCCATGATGGACCCGCGTGACGTGCGTCGCCGGGGTGTCATGCTCATCCCGCTGTTTCTCGTCGCCGCCGTGGTCGGCTTCCTGGCCACCGGGTTCACGTCGACCCCGCAGACCGATCCGTCGCTGATCGTCATCTTCTTCGCCGCCTCCATCGCGGTGTGCGCGCTGGTCATGCCTGGTATCTCCGGATCCTTCCTGCTGCTGGCCATGGGCCTGTACACCCCGATCATGGGGTCCCTGTCCAACCGGGAGTGGGACGTCATCCTCACCTTCATGGCCGGCGCCCTGCTGGGTGTGGCCCTGTTCATCAAGGGCCTGACCTGGGCACTGACCAAGCACCGCAGCATCACCCTGACCGTCATGGCCGGACTCATGCTCGGTTCACTGCGGGCCCTGTGGCCGTGGCAGGACGACAACGCCGGGCTGCTGGCCCCCGGCGACAACGCTCTCGCCGTATTCGGGATGACGCTCATCGGCGCGGCCGTCGTCGCGGCGTTCATCGTCGCCGACCGGGTCTCCACCGCCCGCCGGGACTCCGAGGTCGTCGCAGAATCGCAGCCGGCATGA
- the rpsA gene encoding 30S ribosomal protein S1, which translates to MPNTTTPQVAINDIGTAEDFLAAVDATIKYFNDGDIVEGTVVKVDRDEVLLDIGYKTEGVIPSRELSIKHDVDPDEVVEVGDQIDALVLTKEDKEGRLILSKKRAQYERAWGAIEKLQENEEPVTGTVIEVVKGGLILDIGLRGFLPASLVEMRRVRDLDPYIGQELEAKIIELDKHRNNVVLSRRAWLEQTQSEVRSEFLHQLQKGQVRKGVVSSIVNFGAFVDLGGVDGLVHVSELSWKHIDHPSEVVTVGDEVTVEVLDVDLDRERVSLSLKATQEDPWRVFARTHAVGQIVPGKVTKLVPFGAFVRVEEGIEGLVHISELAQRHVEVPDQVVTVGEEAMVKVIDIDLERRRISLSLKQADEDYSDEFDPSKYGMADSYDEQGNYIFPEGFDAETNEWLEGFDEQRQAWEARYAESERRFQLHTAQIERHRAAAAEAAEQAATNYSSESEDAAPVSSEAPVETTGGSLASDEQLAALREKLAGN; encoded by the coding sequence ATGCCCAACACCACTACCCCTCAGGTTGCCATCAACGACATTGGCACCGCTGAGGATTTCCTCGCAGCAGTCGACGCCACGATCAAGTACTTCAACGATGGTGACATCGTCGAGGGCACCGTCGTCAAGGTTGACCGCGACGAGGTTCTTCTCGACATCGGATACAAGACCGAGGGCGTCATCCCGTCCCGCGAGCTGTCCATCAAGCACGATGTCGACCCGGACGAGGTCGTCGAAGTCGGCGACCAGATCGACGCGCTGGTCCTCACCAAGGAGGACAAGGAAGGCCGTCTGATCCTCTCCAAGAAGCGTGCTCAGTACGAGCGTGCCTGGGGTGCGATCGAGAAGCTGCAGGAGAACGAGGAGCCGGTCACCGGTACCGTCATCGAGGTCGTCAAGGGTGGCCTCATCCTCGACATCGGCCTGCGTGGCTTCCTGCCCGCCTCCCTCGTCGAGATGCGCCGCGTCCGCGACCTGGACCCGTACATCGGTCAGGAGCTCGAGGCCAAGATCATCGAGCTGGACAAGCACCGCAACAACGTGGTCCTGTCCCGCCGCGCATGGCTCGAGCAGACCCAGTCCGAGGTCCGCTCCGAGTTCCTGCACCAGCTCCAGAAGGGCCAGGTCCGGAAGGGCGTCGTGTCCTCCATCGTCAACTTCGGCGCCTTCGTCGATCTCGGCGGTGTCGACGGCCTGGTGCACGTCTCCGAGCTGTCCTGGAAGCACATCGACCACCCGTCCGAGGTCGTCACCGTGGGTGACGAGGTCACCGTCGAGGTTCTCGACGTCGATCTCGACCGCGAGCGCGTCTCCCTGTCGCTGAAGGCGACCCAGGAGGACCCGTGGCGCGTCTTCGCCCGCACCCACGCCGTGGGCCAGATCGTCCCGGGCAAGGTCACCAAGCTCGTCCCGTTCGGCGCCTTCGTCCGCGTCGAAGAGGGCATCGAGGGCCTCGTCCACATCTCCGAGCTGGCCCAGCGCCACGTGGAGGTTCCGGACCAGGTTGTCACCGTCGGCGAAGAGGCCATGGTCAAGGTCATCGACATCGACCTCGAGCGTCGCCGTATCTCCCTGTCCCTCAAGCAGGCCGACGAGGACTACTCCGACGAGTTCGACCCGTCCAAGTACGGCATGGCCGACTCCTACGACGAGCAGGGCAACTACATCTTCCCTGAGGGCTTCGACGCCGAGACCAACGAGTGGCTCGAGGGCTTCGACGAGCAGCGCCAGGCATGGGAGGCCCGCTACGCCGAGTCCGAGCGTCGCTTCCAGCTGCACACCGCTCAGATCGAGCGTCACCGTGCCGCTGCCGCCGAGGCTGCCGAGCAGGCTGCCACCAACTACTCCTCCGAGTCCGAGGACGCTGCTCCGGTGTCCTCCGAGGCTCCGGTCGAGACCACCGGTGGTTCCCTGGCTTCCGACGAGCAGCTCGCTGCTCTGCGTGAGAAGCTGGCCGGCAACTAA
- the polA gene encoding DNA polymerase I, translating into MAFRAFYALPAENFSTTGGQHTNAVYGFLSMLANILAEEKPDKVAVAFDVGRKTFRTDMFPEYKAQREAAPEEFKGQVGILQEVLNTLGITTLSMENYEADDILATLTTAAKQLDYETVIITGDRDYLQLVDPRTTVLYPMRGVSTLHRFTPAAVEEKYGLTPEQYPDFAALRGDPSDNLPNIPGVGEKTATKWIQQYGTLDNLLAHADEIKGKAGENFRERIDQVKLNRTLTHMLTDMELPVGPDQLELSPADVAEVSKRFDDLQFGANLRERVLAVVPTEGHVAEDSVELTDVVVDDVPLADWLAERSGEGMALFVTGTGTPNQGDASALAIVDKQRHAVTAELGELDPGDEQALAAWLASGDPKYLHGSKATFHMLAGRGMDLTGVAHDTAIAAYLLRPGQRTYDLKDVYQRHLQRQLAEPDGQLSLMGDTSLVDSAVAVLELAEELTVQLQQIHSFELYHDLELPLARILARMEATGIAVDVDTLEDQLATFIDQVTEEEAAARELAGDQNLNLSSPKQLQVVLFETFGMPKTKKTKTGYSTAAKEIEQLAVKHPHPFLDHLLAHREYQKMKTTLEGLIKSVQPDGRIHTTFNQTVASTGRLSSTDPNLQNIPVRTPAGRKIRSAFVVGEGYECLLTADYSQIEMRVMAHLSEDAGLTEAYLEGEDLHNYVGSRVFNVPIDQVTPELRRRVKAMSYGLVYGLSAFGLSQQLDIPAGEAKAIMESYFERFGGVQRYLAEVVDKARQDGYTSTVFGRRRYLPELTSDNRVARENAERAALNAPIQGTAADIIKVAMIRVDHALAAAGVRSRVLLQVHDELVVEIAPGELEQVRDIVEREMDEAITLRVPLEVSAGAGKNWDEAAH; encoded by the coding sequence ATGGCGTTCCGTGCCTTCTACGCGCTGCCGGCGGAGAACTTCTCTACCACCGGCGGCCAGCACACCAACGCCGTCTACGGCTTCCTGTCCATGCTGGCGAACATCCTCGCCGAGGAGAAGCCGGACAAGGTCGCCGTCGCCTTCGACGTGGGCCGCAAGACCTTCCGCACGGACATGTTCCCGGAGTACAAGGCCCAGCGTGAGGCCGCCCCGGAGGAGTTCAAGGGCCAGGTGGGGATTCTCCAGGAGGTGCTGAACACGCTCGGCATCACCACGCTGAGCATGGAGAACTACGAGGCCGACGACATCCTGGCCACGCTGACCACGGCGGCGAAGCAGCTGGACTACGAGACGGTCATCATCACCGGCGACCGGGACTACCTTCAGCTGGTGGATCCGCGGACGACGGTGCTCTACCCCATGCGTGGGGTGTCCACCCTGCACCGCTTCACCCCGGCGGCGGTGGAGGAGAAGTACGGCCTGACTCCGGAGCAGTACCCGGATTTCGCGGCGCTGCGGGGTGACCCTTCCGACAACCTGCCCAACATCCCCGGGGTGGGGGAGAAGACCGCCACGAAGTGGATCCAGCAGTACGGCACGCTGGACAACCTGCTCGCCCACGCCGACGAGATCAAGGGCAAGGCGGGGGAGAACTTCCGCGAGCGCATCGACCAGGTGAAGCTCAACCGGACGCTCACCCACATGCTCACCGACATGGAACTGCCCGTCGGTCCGGACCAGCTCGAGCTGTCCCCGGCCGATGTGGCGGAGGTGTCGAAGCGATTCGATGATCTCCAGTTCGGTGCGAACCTGCGCGAACGGGTGCTTGCCGTCGTGCCCACCGAGGGGCATGTCGCCGAGGACTCGGTGGAACTCACGGACGTGGTCGTCGACGACGTCCCGCTCGCCGACTGGCTCGCGGAGCGCAGTGGCGAGGGCATGGCGCTGTTCGTCACGGGGACGGGCACGCCGAACCAGGGGGACGCGTCGGCGCTGGCGATCGTCGACAAGCAGCGGCACGCCGTGACCGCCGAGCTCGGCGAACTGGACCCCGGGGACGAGCAGGCGCTGGCCGCCTGGCTGGCGTCCGGGGACCCGAAGTACCTCCACGGGTCCAAGGCGACGTTCCACATGCTCGCCGGCCGGGGCATGGACCTGACCGGGGTGGCCCACGACACCGCCATCGCCGCATACCTGCTGCGCCCCGGGCAGCGCACCTACGACCTCAAGGACGTCTACCAGCGGCACCTGCAGCGTCAGCTCGCCGAGCCGGACGGACAGCTCTCGCTCATGGGGGACACCTCGCTGGTGGATTCCGCCGTCGCAGTCCTCGAACTCGCCGAGGAACTGACCGTCCAACTGCAGCAGATCCACTCCTTCGAGCTCTACCACGACCTTGAGCTGCCGCTGGCCCGGATCCTCGCGCGGATGGAGGCCACCGGCATCGCCGTCGACGTGGACACCCTCGAGGACCAGCTGGCCACCTTCATCGACCAGGTCACGGAGGAGGAGGCCGCCGCCCGTGAGCTGGCCGGTGACCAGAACCTCAATTTGTCGAGCCCGAAGCAGCTGCAGGTCGTGCTGTTCGAGACCTTCGGCATGCCGAAGACGAAGAAGACCAAGACCGGCTACTCCACCGCCGCCAAGGAGATCGAGCAGCTGGCGGTCAAGCACCCGCACCCGTTCCTCGACCACCTGCTCGCGCACCGCGAGTACCAGAAGATGAAGACCACCCTGGAGGGGCTGATCAAGTCCGTCCAGCCGGACGGGCGGATCCACACCACCTTCAACCAGACCGTCGCCTCCACGGGCCGGCTCAGTTCCACCGACCCGAACCTGCAGAACATCCCCGTGCGCACCCCGGCGGGCCGGAAGATCCGTTCCGCCTTCGTCGTCGGCGAGGGGTACGAGTGCCTGCTCACCGCCGACTACTCCCAGATCGAGATGCGTGTCATGGCCCACCTGTCCGAGGACGCCGGGCTCACCGAGGCCTACCTCGAGGGTGAGGACCTGCACAACTACGTCGGCTCCCGAGTGTTCAACGTCCCCATCGACCAGGTCACCCCCGAACTGCGCCGCCGCGTCAAGGCGATGTCCTACGGCCTGGTCTACGGACTGTCCGCCTTCGGCCTGTCCCAGCAGCTGGACATTCCCGCCGGTGAGGCGAAGGCCATCATGGAGAGCTACTTCGAGCGCTTCGGCGGCGTGCAGCGCTACCTCGCCGAGGTGGTGGACAAGGCCCGTCAGGACGGCTACACCTCCACCGTCTTCGGCCGGCGCCGCTACCTGCCGGAGTTGACCTCCGACAACCGGGTGGCCCGCGAGAACGCCGAGCGGGCAGCTCTCAACGCGCCGATCCAGGGCACGGCGGCGGACATCATCAAGGTCGCCATGATCCGCGTCGACCACGCCCTGGCCGCCGCGGGCGTGCGTTCCCGCGTGCTGCTCCAGGTGCACGATGAACTCGTCGTCGAGATCGCCCCGGGCGAGCTGGAGCAGGTCCGTGACATTGTGGAACGCGAAATGGACGAGGCCATCACACTACGCGTCCCGCTGGAGGTCTCCGCGGGCGCCGGAAAGAACTGGGACGAGGCGGCACACTGA
- a CDS encoding amino acid ABC transporter permease yields MTTTPAPIQAKPLRHPGRWVLAAIVLGLAAWFVVGALTNEAYGWDTYRQYLFDTRIATAALHTLALTVLAMLIGVVLGATLAVMRMSPNPVLRGVAWVYLWIFRGTPVYVQLVFWGLLGSLYQSINVGFAEIELEGLLRNAFILAVLGLGLNEAAYMAEIVRSGISSVPEGQMEASKALGMSWWLTMRRTVLPQAMRIIIPPTGNELISMLKTTSLVVAVPYTLELYGRSMDIAAALFEPVPMLLVAATWYLAVTSVLMVGQYYLEKHFEKGATRELTARQLASLADAEGTIPRNVTVVPDSTSPSTRKDH; encoded by the coding sequence ATGACCACCACCCCCGCCCCCATCCAGGCGAAGCCGCTGCGCCACCCGGGCCGCTGGGTGCTGGCCGCCATCGTGCTGGGCCTGGCCGCCTGGTTCGTCGTCGGCGCCCTGACCAACGAGGCCTACGGCTGGGACACCTACCGCCAGTACCTCTTCGACACCCGGATCGCCACCGCGGCGCTGCACACCCTGGCGCTGACGGTGCTGGCCATGCTCATCGGTGTGGTGCTCGGTGCCACCCTGGCGGTCATGCGGATGTCCCCCAACCCCGTCCTCCGGGGCGTGGCCTGGGTCTACCTGTGGATCTTCCGCGGCACCCCGGTCTACGTCCAGCTGGTGTTCTGGGGCCTGCTCGGCTCGCTTTATCAAAGTATCAACGTCGGGTTCGCGGAGATCGAGCTGGAGGGCCTGCTCCGCAACGCGTTCATCCTCGCCGTCCTCGGCCTGGGTCTCAACGAGGCCGCCTACATGGCCGAGATCGTCCGCTCCGGCATCTCCTCCGTCCCCGAAGGCCAGATGGAGGCGTCCAAGGCACTGGGCATGAGCTGGTGGCTGACCATGCGGCGGACCGTCCTGCCGCAGGCCATGCGCATCATCATCCCGCCGACCGGCAACGAGCTCATCTCCATGCTGAAAACCACCTCGCTCGTCGTCGCCGTCCCCTACACCCTCGAGCTCTACGGCCGTTCCATGGACATCGCCGCCGCCCTGTTCGAGCCGGTGCCCATGCTGCTCGTCGCCGCCACCTGGTACCTCGCCGTCACCTCCGTGCTCATGGTGGGCCAGTACTACCTGGAGAAGCACTTCGAGAAGGGTGCCACCCGCGAGCTCACCGCTCGCCAGCTCGCCTCACTCGCCGACGCCGAGGGCACCATCCCCCGCAACGTCACCGTCGTCCCCGACAGCACCTCCCCGTCCACCCGGAAGGACCACTGA
- a CDS encoding class I SAM-dependent methyltransferase, with the protein MTTSEPSATPLAGQAASANRAWWDSDAERYHADHAAYLDGFHWCPEMLAESDARLLGDVTGLEVLELGCGSAPCSSWLARDGVGFVTGFDISREMLRRADGRVPLTQADAQALPYRDASFDVVFSVFGALPFVPDVTAVLVDVARVLRPGGRLVFAVNHPIRWIFPDDPEAFEAQISYFEREYVERDDDGTVTYTEFHRTFGDWVRALDDAGFHLRDLVEPEWPDQLTENWGQWSPQRGRIFPGSAIFLTEKR; encoded by the coding sequence GTGACCACATCAGAACCATCCGCCACTCCCCTGGCCGGCCAGGCGGCGTCCGCCAACCGCGCGTGGTGGGACTCGGATGCTGAACGCTACCACGCTGATCACGCCGCCTACCTGGACGGATTCCACTGGTGCCCGGAGATGCTCGCCGAGTCGGATGCCCGCCTCCTCGGCGACGTCACGGGCCTGGAGGTCCTCGAACTCGGCTGCGGTTCCGCACCCTGCTCCTCGTGGCTGGCCCGCGACGGCGTCGGTTTCGTCACCGGCTTCGACATCTCGCGGGAGATGCTTCGTCGCGCCGACGGCCGCGTCCCCCTGACCCAGGCCGATGCCCAGGCGCTGCCCTACCGCGACGCCTCCTTCGACGTCGTCTTCTCGGTCTTCGGCGCGCTCCCCTTCGTGCCCGATGTGACAGCGGTGCTTGTCGACGTCGCCCGGGTCCTCCGCCCCGGCGGCCGCCTGGTGTTCGCCGTCAACCACCCCATCCGGTGGATCTTCCCCGACGACCCGGAGGCCTTCGAGGCACAGATCAGCTACTTCGAGCGTGAGTACGTGGAACGAGACGACGACGGCACGGTGACCTACACCGAGTTCCACCGCACCTTCGGCGACTGGGTCCGGGCCCTGGATGACGCCGGATTCCACCTGCGCGATCTTGTCGAACCGGAGTGGCCAGACCAGCTCACGGAGAACTGGGGGCAGTGGTCGCCCCAGCGGGGTCGGATCTTTCCCGGCTCGGCGATCTTCCTGACCGAGAAACGATAG
- a CDS encoding glucose PTS transporter subunit IIA has translation MASKTTTTSQHIIEQIGGAENISSLTHCATRLRFQVHNQDEVDVAALESDPAVLGVVKQGSTGVQVVMGGGVAEYYGAIMKEPGMAGAADDDGENRQKKEYGGVRSKHSWIDYCFEFLSDTFRPILWALLGASLIITLLVLADTFGLQDFRAPMEEQPDTYVFLHAMWRSVFYFLPIMVGATAARKLGANEWVGAAIPAALLTPEFLTLGEAGDTVTVFGLPMVLNDYAGQVFPPLIAAIGLFWVEKLLKKIIPSAVQMVFVPFFSLLIMIPATAFLLGPFGIGVGNGISDFLFWLNDLSPFILAIAVPMLYPFLVPLGLHWPLNAIMIQNIATLGYDFIQGPMGAWNFACFGVVTGVMILSLKERNKAMRQVSLGGMMAGLLGGISEPSLYGVLLRFKKTYMRLLPGCFVGGVVMGIFDVKAYAFVFTSLLTIPAMDPWLGYTIGIAAAFFTSMLLVVFFDYRGREERDQVRAQLAAEREDETAIESGRIDAAGSTPAAVLAGGAGAGTAATAGAATAVADRPAPTSAETKPALVPGTVTEVAAPLAGRIIPLADVPDAAFAGGALGQGVGIEPTGDTVVAPADGTILTVQKSGHAVGLRLDSGVELLIHIGIDTVQMAGDGFEVLVEKKQRVTAGDPLIRFDTAKITEAGYSPITPVLVVNTKKFGSVEGHTGRDAAIGDHIITIMAKDE, from the coding sequence ATGGCGTCAAAGACAACGACGACGTCGCAGCACATCATTGAGCAGATCGGCGGGGCGGAGAACATCTCCTCGTTGACGCACTGCGCAACACGGCTGCGTTTTCAGGTACACAACCAGGATGAGGTGGATGTCGCTGCCCTGGAGTCCGATCCGGCCGTCCTCGGCGTGGTCAAGCAGGGTTCCACCGGTGTCCAGGTGGTCATGGGTGGTGGTGTCGCGGAGTACTACGGCGCCATCATGAAGGAGCCGGGCATGGCCGGCGCGGCAGACGATGACGGGGAGAACCGGCAGAAGAAGGAGTACGGCGGCGTCCGCTCGAAGCACTCGTGGATCGACTACTGCTTCGAGTTCCTCTCCGACACGTTCCGCCCGATCCTGTGGGCGCTGCTGGGTGCGTCACTCATCATCACCCTCCTCGTCCTCGCGGACACCTTCGGCCTGCAGGACTTCCGCGCCCCGATGGAGGAGCAGCCGGACACGTACGTGTTCCTGCACGCCATGTGGCGCTCGGTGTTCTACTTCCTGCCGATCATGGTCGGCGCGACGGCGGCCCGGAAGCTCGGCGCGAACGAGTGGGTCGGTGCGGCCATCCCGGCCGCCCTGCTCACCCCGGAGTTCCTGACGCTCGGTGAGGCCGGCGACACGGTCACCGTGTTCGGTCTGCCGATGGTCCTCAACGACTACGCCGGTCAGGTGTTCCCGCCGCTCATCGCCGCGATCGGTCTGTTCTGGGTGGAGAAGCTGCTCAAGAAGATCATCCCGTCGGCGGTGCAGATGGTGTTCGTGCCGTTCTTCTCGCTGCTCATCATGATCCCGGCGACGGCGTTCCTGCTCGGCCCGTTCGGTATCGGCGTGGGTAACGGCATCTCCGACTTCCTGTTCTGGCTCAACGATCTCTCGCCGTTCATCCTCGCCATCGCGGTGCCGATGCTGTACCCCTTCCTCGTGCCGCTGGGTCTGCACTGGCCGCTCAACGCGATCATGATCCAGAACATCGCGACCCTGGGCTACGACTTCATCCAGGGCCCCATGGGTGCGTGGAACTTCGCCTGCTTCGGCGTGGTCACCGGCGTCATGATTCTCTCGCTCAAGGAACGTAACAAGGCGATGCGCCAGGTCTCCCTCGGCGGCATGATGGCCGGCTTGCTGGGCGGTATCTCGGAGCCGAGCCTCTACGGCGTGCTCCTGCGGTTCAAGAAGACCTACATGCGCCTGCTGCCGGGTTGTTTCGTCGGCGGCGTGGTCATGGGCATCTTCGACGTCAAGGCCTACGCCTTCGTGTTCACCTCGCTGCTCACCATCCCGGCGATGGATCCGTGGCTCGGCTACACCATCGGTATCGCCGCCGCGTTCTTCACCTCGATGCTGCTGGTGGTGTTCTTCGACTACCGCGGCAGGGAGGAGCGCGATCAGGTCCGTGCCCAGCTCGCCGCCGAGCGTGAGGATGAGACCGCGATCGAGTCCGGGCGTATCGACGCCGCCGGGTCCACCCCCGCCGCCGTCCTCGCCGGTGGTGCCGGAGCCGGCACCGCCGCCACCGCCGGTGCCGCCACCGCGGTCGCGGACCGCCCGGCCCCGACCTCCGCGGAGACCAAGCCGGCGCTCGTGCCCGGCACGGTGACCGAGGTCGCTGCCCCGCTGGCCGGCCGGATCATTCCGCTGGCCGATGTCCCGGACGCCGCCTTCGCCGGCGGAGCCCTCGGCCAGGGCGTGGGTATCGAGCCCACCGGTGACACCGTCGTCGCCCCTGCCGACGGCACCATTCTCACGGTGCAGAAGTCCGGCCACGCCGTTGGTCTGCGCCTGGACAGCGGTGTGGAACTGCTCATCCACATCGGCATCGACACCGTCCAGATGGCCGGCGACGGTTTCGAGGTGCTCGTGGAGAAGAAGCAGCGCGTCACCGCCGGTGATCCGCTCATCCGCTTCGACACCGCGAAGATCACCGAGGCCGGCTACTCGCCGATCACCCCAGTGCTGGTGGTCAACACGAAGAAGTTCGGCTCCGTCGAGGGTCACACCGGACGCGACGCCGCGATCGGCGACCACATCATCACCATCATGGCCAAGGATGAGTAA
- a CDS encoding amino acid ABC transporter ATP-binding protein — translation MINAQQVCKSFGQLEVLKGIDMEVPKGTVTCLIGPSGSGKSTFLRCVNHLEKVTAGRLYVDGELIGYRERDGILHEISEKDAARQRADIGMVFQQFNLFPHRTALDNIIEAPVHVKGMSVTEAKKRGMELLDQVGLAHKATAYPVQLSGGQQQRVAIARAVAMDPKLMLFDEPTSALDPELVGEVLRVMKELANDGMTMLVVTHEMGFAREVADTVVFMDGGVVVEAGSPAEVLDNPQERRTQAFLSSLL, via the coding sequence ATGATCAACGCCCAGCAGGTGTGCAAGTCCTTCGGCCAGCTCGAGGTGCTCAAGGGCATTGACATGGAGGTGCCGAAGGGCACCGTCACCTGCCTCATCGGCCCCTCCGGCTCCGGCAAGTCCACCTTCCTGCGGTGCGTCAACCACCTGGAGAAGGTCACCGCCGGCCGCCTCTACGTCGACGGCGAGCTCATCGGCTACCGCGAACGCGACGGCATCCTCCACGAGATCTCCGAGAAGGACGCCGCCCGCCAGCGAGCCGACATCGGCATGGTGTTCCAGCAGTTCAACCTCTTCCCCCACCGGACCGCCCTGGACAACATCATCGAGGCACCCGTCCACGTCAAAGGCATGTCCGTCACCGAGGCGAAGAAGCGCGGCATGGAGCTGCTCGACCAGGTCGGCCTGGCCCACAAGGCCACCGCCTACCCCGTGCAGCTCTCCGGCGGCCAGCAGCAGCGCGTGGCCATCGCCCGCGCCGTGGCTATGGACCCCAAGCTCATGCTCTTCGACGAGCCCACCTCCGCCCTCGACCCCGAGCTGGTCGGCGAGGTCCTGCGCGTGATGAAGGAACTGGCCAACGACGGCATGACCATGCTCGTGGTCACCCACGAGATGGGCTTCGCCCGCGAGGTCGCCGACACCGTCGTGTTCATGGACGGTGGAGTGGTCGTCGAGGCCGGCTCCCCCGCCGAGGTCCTGGACAACCCGCAGGAGCGGCGCACCCAGGCGTTCCTCTCCTCGCTGCTGTAA
- a CDS encoding GNAT family N-acetyltransferase produces the protein MIRSMSPADRTAVAAVLADAFTEHELFVWALPDATTRRDVLAAYFSVEMLNGEVRVHEQDGQILGVAVWLDGSEPSLPQRAWLPVARAALRLLGPVSIARTLYRGWRADRSVHRSRPDTHPPVLGWLAVSPPAQGGGIGRALVKDGIEHFPGDAYLECSASLINYYSRLGFSPVKSFPLGAGGPVFTAMSS, from the coding sequence ATGATCCGTTCAATGTCTCCGGCGGACCGAACGGCCGTCGCCGCGGTGCTCGCCGACGCGTTCACCGAGCACGAACTCTTCGTCTGGGCCCTTCCCGACGCCACCACCCGACGCGACGTCCTCGCCGCCTACTTCAGCGTCGAGATGCTCAACGGTGAAGTCCGCGTCCACGAACAGGACGGGCAGATCCTCGGCGTGGCCGTCTGGCTGGACGGCAGTGAGCCATCGCTGCCGCAGCGTGCCTGGCTGCCCGTCGCCCGCGCCGCGCTCCGCCTCCTGGGCCCGGTCTCCATCGCCCGCACCCTGTACCGCGGGTGGCGTGCGGACCGCAGCGTCCACCGTTCCCGCCCGGACACTCACCCCCCGGTCCTCGGCTGGCTCGCCGTGTCCCCGCCCGCCCAGGGAGGGGGCATCGGCCGTGCCCTGGTCAAGGACGGGATCGAGCACTTCCCGGGAGACGCCTACCTCGAATGCTCGGCCTCCCTGATCAACTACTACAGCCGACTCGGATTCTCCCCGGTCAAGTCCTTCCCACTCGGCGCCGGCGGTCCCGTCTTCACCGCAATGAGCAGCTGA
- a CDS encoding TIM barrel protein has translation MITALNCSIGRDSFVDGLDAAVAMGLQDVELWWPFPDPDPTAGQIDDVVAQLRQRGLGLVALNMFGGDLAAGERGILHDRDLPEAHIDAIERFHDLTGVARFNLLLGRGGTVLTAAQLDRFAGVAGDVEKRFGGTVMVEPMSGTGDYPVRTVADAAPLLEHGGLLLDLYHLAVNDAVTLDVMPEHVQVADNPGRGAPGTGELPLADWVAQLRAGGYTGHVVGEWLP, from the coding sequence ATGATCACCGCGCTCAACTGCTCCATCGGCCGTGACTCCTTCGTCGACGGCCTCGATGCCGCCGTGGCCATGGGCCTGCAGGACGTCGAACTCTGGTGGCCGTTTCCCGACCCCGATCCCACGGCCGGGCAGATCGATGATGTGGTGGCCCAGCTGCGGCAGCGCGGACTGGGACTGGTGGCGCTCAACATGTTCGGCGGGGATCTCGCCGCCGGGGAACGCGGCATCCTCCACGACCGGGACCTGCCCGAAGCACACATCGACGCCATCGAGCGCTTCCACGACCTCACCGGGGTGGCCCGCTTCAACCTGCTGCTCGGGCGGGGAGGGACAGTGCTCACCGCGGCGCAGTTGGATCGCTTCGCCGGGGTGGCCGGCGACGTCGAGAAGCGATTCGGTGGGACCGTGATGGTGGAACCGATGTCGGGGACCGGGGACTATCCCGTGCGCACGGTCGCGGACGCCGCGCCGTTGCTCGAGCACGGCGGCCTGCTGCTCGACCTCTACCACCTGGCGGTCAACGACGCGGTGACCCTCGACGTCATGCCCGAGCACGTCCAGGTGGCCGACAACCCGGGGCGCGGGGCACCCGGCACCGGTGAGCTACCGCTGGCGGACTGGGTGGCGCAGCTGCGGGCAGGCGGCTACACCGGCCACGTGGTCGGGGAGTGGCTGCCCTGA